A genomic window from Pseudomonas alcaligenes includes:
- a CDS encoding glycosyltransferase family 2 protein, translating into MATQVAFQGFHRPCAVIPVYNHEHALPRVVAALHEAGLPCVLVDDASSPACAAVMDQLAQQDNTHLVRLPINQGKGGAVMAGLREAARLGFSHALQVDADGQHDLGDVARFLATSREHPQALVCGYPQYDASVPKGRLYARYLTHVWAWINSLSLSIRDSMCGFRVYPLPATLALIDAVRLGRRMDFDTEILVRLSWRNQPMLWLPTRVHYPLDGLSHFRLWLDNALISKMHAKLFFGMLPRAPLILWRRWRG; encoded by the coding sequence ATGGCAACGCAGGTAGCTTTCCAAGGGTTCCACAGGCCCTGCGCCGTCATCCCGGTCTACAACCACGAGCACGCCCTGCCCAGGGTGGTGGCGGCGTTGCATGAAGCCGGGCTGCCCTGTGTGCTGGTCGACGACGCCTCCAGCCCGGCCTGCGCGGCGGTGATGGACCAGCTGGCCCAGCAGGACAACACCCATCTGGTGCGCCTGCCCATCAACCAGGGCAAGGGCGGCGCGGTGATGGCCGGCCTGCGCGAGGCCGCGCGCCTGGGCTTCAGCCACGCCCTGCAGGTGGACGCCGACGGCCAGCACGACCTGGGCGACGTGGCGCGCTTCCTCGCCACCTCGCGCGAACACCCGCAGGCGCTGGTCTGCGGCTACCCGCAATACGACGCGAGCGTGCCCAAGGGCCGCCTCTACGCGCGCTACCTGACCCACGTGTGGGCCTGGATCAACAGCCTGTCGCTGTCGATCCGCGATTCCATGTGCGGCTTTCGCGTCTACCCGCTGCCGGCCACCCTGGCGCTGATCGACGCGGTGCGCCTAGGCCGGCGCATGGACTTCGACACCGAGATCCTGGTGCGCCTGTCCTGGCGCAACCAGCCGATGCTGTGGCTGCCGACCCGCGTGCACTACCCGCTGGACGGCCTGTCGCACTTCCGCCTGTGGCTGGACAACGCGCTGATCTCGAAGATGCACGCCAAACTGTTCTTCGGCATGCTGCCGCGCGCGCCGCTGATCCTCTGGCGCAGGTGGCGCGGATGA
- a CDS encoding AMP-binding protein, with protein MTWLPLAELLLHPLSNRAVALEPALDHAQLQQRALRLAGALQARGVRSLALYLEDAGELAIALLGAWRAGMRVLLPGDAQAQSRQRLGAQVDLWLDELDGIDGEPLPPAALDLDACRLVLCTSGSSGEPKLIDKSLRQLANEVEALEQLWGRDLAGASILGSVAAQHIYGLLFRVLWPLCAGRPFCRRALPFPEDLQRESLGQPAFAWVASPALLKRMGDNLDWRALGAVRRVFSSGGALPAEVSAELGNQLGQQPTEIYGSSETGGIAWRQGGELWTPFAGVELALNAEGALRIASPYLPAGHVEQSADAAELQADGRFALRGRLDRIVKLEEKRISLPMLEQALAAHEWVADARLGVIQEGRAFLGALLALSPAGLHVLRNQGRKTVTEALRQHLAGHCEAIALPRRWRLLLELPYSSQGKLAQAEVERLLAAPRPTQVEPRSAVEQDGEWQLELDVPPDLAHFTGHFPQTPVLPGVVQIDWAQRLARQLIAGLPARFCGMEVLKFQQLVRPGDRVQLSLRFDAERGKLYFAYRNGEAPCSSGRILLGAANA; from the coding sequence ATGACCTGGCTGCCGCTCGCCGAGCTGCTGCTGCACCCCCTGAGCAACCGCGCCGTGGCGCTGGAGCCGGCGCTCGACCACGCCCAGCTGCAGCAGCGCGCCCTGCGCCTGGCCGGCGCCCTGCAGGCACGCGGCGTGCGCAGCCTGGCGCTGTACCTGGAGGATGCCGGCGAGCTGGCCATCGCCCTGCTCGGCGCCTGGCGCGCCGGTATGCGCGTGCTGCTGCCGGGCGATGCCCAGGCACAGAGCCGCCAGCGCCTGGGCGCGCAGGTCGACCTGTGGCTGGACGAGCTCGATGGCATTGATGGTGAGCCGCTGCCGCCCGCCGCCCTCGACCTCGACGCCTGCCGCCTGGTCCTGTGCACCTCCGGCTCCAGCGGCGAACCCAAGCTGATCGACAAGTCCCTGCGCCAGCTGGCCAACGAAGTGGAGGCCCTGGAACAGCTGTGGGGCCGCGACCTGGCCGGCGCCAGCATCCTCGGCAGCGTCGCCGCCCAGCATATCTACGGCCTGCTGTTCCGCGTGCTCTGGCCGCTGTGCGCCGGCCGCCCGTTCTGCCGCCGCGCCCTGCCCTTCCCCGAGGACCTGCAGCGCGAGAGCCTGGGCCAGCCGGCCTTCGCCTGGGTGGCCAGCCCCGCATTGCTCAAGCGCATGGGCGACAACCTCGACTGGCGAGCCCTGGGCGCCGTGCGCCGGGTGTTCTCCTCCGGCGGCGCGCTGCCGGCGGAAGTCTCCGCCGAGCTAGGCAACCAGCTCGGCCAGCAGCCGACCGAGATCTACGGCAGCTCCGAGACCGGCGGCATCGCCTGGCGCCAGGGCGGCGAGCTGTGGACGCCCTTCGCCGGCGTCGAACTCGCCCTGAACGCCGAGGGCGCCCTGCGCATCGCCTCGCCCTACCTGCCGGCCGGGCATGTCGAGCAGAGCGCGGACGCCGCCGAGCTGCAGGCCGATGGCCGCTTCGCCCTGCGCGGGCGCCTGGACCGCATCGTCAAGCTGGAAGAAAAGCGCATCTCCCTGCCCATGCTGGAGCAGGCGCTGGCAGCCCACGAGTGGGTGGCCGACGCCCGCCTCGGCGTGATCCAGGAAGGCCGCGCCTTCCTCGGCGCCCTGCTGGCGCTGAGCCCGGCCGGCCTGCATGTCCTGCGCAACCAGGGGCGCAAGACCGTTACCGAGGCCCTGCGCCAGCACCTGGCCGGCCACTGCGAGGCCATCGCCTTGCCGCGCCGCTGGCGTCTGCTGCTGGAGCTGCCCTACAGCAGCCAGGGCAAGCTGGCCCAGGCCGAGGTCGAGCGCCTGCTGGCCGCGCCCCGGCCGACCCAGGTCGAGCCGCGCTCGGCCGTCGAGCAGGACGGCGAATGGCAACTGGAACTGGACGTACCGCCGGACCTGGCGCACTTCACCGGGCATTTCCCGCAGACCCCGGTGCTGCCCGGCGTGGTGCAGATCGACTGGGCCCAGCGCCTGGCCCGCCAGCTGATCGCCGGGCTACCCGCGCGCTTCTGCGGCATGGAAGTGCTGAAGTTCCAGCAGCTGGTGCGCCCCGGCGACCGCGTCCAGCTGAGCCTGCGTTTCGATGCCGAGCGCGGCAAGCTGTACTTCGCCTACCGCAACGGCGAGGCGCCCTGCTCCTCCGGGCGCATCCTGCTGGGGGCAGCCAATGCATAA